The Tripterygium wilfordii isolate XIE 37 chromosome 17, ASM1340144v1, whole genome shotgun sequence genome has a window encoding:
- the LOC119982517 gene encoding peroxisomal (S)-2-hydroxy-acid oxidase GLO4-like → MAAEPVNVNDFQVLAKQVLPKMYYDFFAGGAEDEHTLRENIEAFHRITFRPRVLVDVSRIDMSTNVLGYKISAPIMIAPTGFHKLAHPEGEVATARAAASCNTIMILSYVSTCMVEEVAASCNAIRFFQLYVYKRRDISAQLVQRAERNGYKAIVLTGDVPRLGRREADIKNKMVAPQLKNFEGLLSTEVVSDDGSNVQAFVKKTLDASFSWKDVGWLRSVTKLPILIKGILTREDAIKAVEVGVDGIVVSNHGARQLDHSPATISVLEEVVHAVAGKVPVLFDGGVRRGTDVFKALALGAQAVLVGRPVVFGLAAKGEHGVRQVVTMLKDELELTMALSGCPSVKDITRSHVRTELEKLKSML, encoded by the exons ATGGCAGCTGAACCAGTTAATGTGAATGACTTCCAAGTGTTGGCCAAGCAAGTCCTTCCAAAGATGTACTATGATTTCTTTGCTGGGGGAGCTGAGGATGAGCACACTCTAAGAGAGAATATTGAAGCATTTCATAGAATCAC TTTTCGGCCGAGAGTTCTTGTTGATGTGAGCAGAATAGATATGTCAACTAATGTATTGGGTTACAAAATCTCAGCACCCATTATGATTGCTCCGACAGGTTTCCATAAGCTGGCGCACCCTGAAG GTGAGGTTGCCACAGCAAGAGCTGCGGCCTCATGTAACACCATAATG ATTTTATCCTACGTGTCTACCTGCATGGTGGAGGAGGTTGCCGCGAGCTGCAATGCCATTCGGTTTTttcaattatat GTATACAAGAGACGAGATATATCAGCTCAGCTGGTGCAGAGAGCTGAGAGAAATGGCTACAAGGCTATTGTCTTGACTGGAGATGTTCCAAGGCTTGGTCGAAGAGAGGCCGacataaaaaataa AATGGTGGCACCTCAATTGAAGAACTTTGAAGGTCTCTTGTCAACTGAAGTTGTCTCT GATGATGGCTCAAACGTGCAAGCATTTGTCAAAAAAACTTTAGAtgcttctttttcttggaaG GATGTAGGATGGTTGAGGTCTGTGACAAAATTGCCAATTTTGATCAAGGGTATACTCACTCGTGAAGATG CAATAAAGGCTGTGGAAGTAGGTGTTGACGGGATCGTTGTGTCTAATCATGGAGCTCGCCAGCTAGATCATAGTCCAGCAACAATTTCTGTTCTCGAAGAG GTGGTTCATGCCGTTGCTGGGAAAGTTCCTGTTCTATTTGACGGAGGAGTGAGGCGAGGAACAGATGTTTTCAAGGCATTAGCCCTTGGTGCACAAGCTGTCCTA GTTGGAAGGCCTGTTGTCTTTGGGTTAGCAGCAAAGGGGGAACATGGGGTGAGACAAGTTGTTACTATGCTCAAGGATGAACTTGAACTCACCATGGCGCTGTCCGGCTGCCCGAGTGTGAAAGACATTACCAGGAGCCATGTGAGAACAGAACTTGAGAAACTCAAGTCCATGCTCTAA
- the LOC119982515 gene encoding protein PHYTOCHROME-DEPENDENT LATE-FLOWERING-like, producing MGVSFKVSKTGTRFRPKPCLQSETVIDDGLDSKESSRIGLKDESSNKKLEVDIANGREDVPGVSVASLATKGCSIPAGHEVSFTLNLYSDGYSIGKFSENEVQHLAALHDAPKLLHPYDRTSETLFSAIESGRLPGDILDDMSCRYIDGSLVCEVRDYRKCALEDGSIVPSTDYPPVVHKVCLKMSLENVVKDIPLISENSWTYGDLMEVESRILKALQPQLCLDPTPKLDRICSKSVASELNLDMCSLRRKRLRQIPGGTSGNTMQVKKACMDPVPESSRLGESSMISGNMMPQNIRENLTAQNIGPNNMSALRHKNFASDASVAALPLVSQSRYHIGAGTPRSMQDHGPVISSSGASPSAQDTVIAYGDNAHSNASLLGKRENQDGQLSALSNFQKRARLTQMCVDGFQQHQIGAHIDSFNVADSNRKNSLLQQQAMARGNQYTNAGIQKYNQQALEGILNQETEPAPFTAGQQGLRYGAKEEQFEIEKLDGQVQTSHLDLQQPRVQQRLPQHPLMRSGLSQASWNNLPQHIEKDPRKEDHFQKRKSAQSPRLSASALAQSSLSSKSGELSSGSVGPHFGPATTSTALGASHKEKATVNSVPTVGGTPSLTSSANDSMQRQTAPLVVAKRRSNSLPKTQAMSRGGSPASVSNISVPLNANSPSVGTPPLADQSMLERFSKIEMVTMRHQLNSKKIKVDDNSIKKPKIFSSQHLSSCLSNSPNNEDFKDDVNVLSNSLVGGSTNICKMRIISFIQGDRVVQGNVVSYVPRVQARMFMSEKPNDGTVGMYYGDMDSGDILIVDDDHLQALPSTHYADLLATQFCSLMIREGYLVEDQLKPRPPRINPASSSQQNVSVMPPNSSAVQTQQYTEAVAGLPMNEAAKPTNSANSSLTSSHNLVANTRMLPPGPRALQMSQGLLSGVSIPTRPQQLETQPSLQLQPQQQQQQNQESLIQQHSQFQRSQMMLPSNPLSQLNGIGQNSNLQLGNHMVNKSTALQLHLLQQSQQQQQSQQQQQLPNLMQRKMVGLGGPVGMGSMANNMVGLAGLGNTMGMGGARGVGGTGISTPMASISGMTNVGQNPSSLNQASNIGTTTISQQLRSSQLQAAQAAIFSRLKMQNRASMLGGPQVGMGSLSGARQLHPGSTGLSMLGHPMNRPGMNPMQRAVLGPMGPPKLMAGMNLYMNQQQQQHPLHQQQQQQHLQQQETTSPLQAVVSPSHVSSPSTLGMTQLNQQPLQHASPQQMSQRTPMSPQQMSSGAVHAISAGNPEACPASPQLSSQTLGSVGSMTNSPMELQGANKSNSAGNA from the exons ATGGGTGTCTCATTTAAGGTCTCGAAAACTGGCACCAGGTTCCGTCCTAAGCCTTGTCTTCAATCTGAAACTGTAATCGATGATGGATTGGATTCAAAGGAGAGCTCGCGAATTGGCTTGAAAGATGAATCCTCCAACAAAAAGCTTGAG GTTGACATAGCTAATGGACGTGAGGATGTTCCTGGGGTCTCTGTCGCATCGCTGGCCACCAAAGGATGTAGCATACCTGCAG GGCATGAGGTTTCTTTTACGTTGAACCTCTACTCGGATGGATACTCAATTGGAAAGTTCTCAGAG AATGAAGTTCAACATCTGGCTGCGCTGCATGATGCTCCAAAGCTGTTGCATCCATATGATAGGACATCTGAAACCCTGTTCTCT GCAATCGAGTCGGGCCGATTGCCTGGAGATATTCTGGATGATATGTCTTGCAGGTATATTGATGGGAGCCTTgtttgtgag GTACGAGATTACCGAAAATGTGCATTGGAAGATGGGTCAATTGTTCCTTCTACTGATTATCCACCAGTGGTGCATAAAGTGTGTCTAAAAATGTCACTGGAGAATGTAGTGAAGGATATCCCGCTGATCTCAGAGAATTCTTGGACTTACGGTGATCTGATG GAAGTAGAATCCCGAATTTTAAAGGCATTGCAACCGCAGCTTTGTCTAGATCCTACTCCCAAATTGGATAGGATCTGTAGCAAGTCAGTTGCCTCAGAG cTGAATTTGGATATGTGCAGTCTGAGGAGAAAACGACTGAGGCAGATTCCTGGAGGAACATCTGGTAATACAATGCAGGTGAAGAAAGCTTGCATGGATCCGGTGCCAGAAAGCTCTAGGTTGGGAGAATCAAGCATGATTTCAGGCAATATGATGCCACAGAATATCCGTGAGAACTTGACCGCTCAAAATATTGGTCCAAATAATATGTCAGCCTTAAGACACAAAAATTTTGCTTCAGATGCTTCTGTGGCAGCGCTGCCTTTGGTATCGCAATCAAGGTATCACATTGGGGCAGGGACACCAAGAAGTATGCAAGATCATGGGCCTGTTATTAGTTCATCGGGAGCTTCCCCTTCAGCTCAGGACACTGTGATTGCATATGGAGACAATGCTCACTCTAATGCTTCACTTCTTGGGAAGAGGGAGAATCAAGATGGGCAGCTGTCAGCATTATCCAATTTTCAGAAGAGAGCAAGGCTTACACAGATGTGTGTTGATGGATTTCAACAGCATCAGATTGGGGCACATATAGACAGCTTCAATGTAGCTGATTCGAACCGGAAGAATTCATTGTTACAGCAGCAAGCAATGGCAAGGGGAAACCAATATACAAATGCAGGCATTCAAAAGTATAACCAGCAGGCACTTGAAGGGATTCTGAACCAGGAGACTGAGCCAGCACCATTCACTGCAGGACAGCAGGGCTTAAGATATGGTGCCAAGGAGGAGCAGTTTGAGATAGAAAAATTGGATGGGCAGGTTCAGACAAGCCATCTGGATCTGCAACAGCCAAGGGTTCAGCAACGATTGCCTCAGCATCCATTAATGAGATCTGGCCTCTCACAGGCGTCCTGGAATAATCTTCCTCAGCATATTGAGAAAGATCCTAGGAAAGAGGATCACTTTCAGAAAAGGAAGTCAGCACAGAGTCCCAGGTTATCTGCCAGTGCTTTGGCCCAATCTTCCTTATCTTCCAAATCAGGGGAACTTTCTAGTGGTTCAGTAGGGCCTCACTTTGGACCGGCTACAACTAGTACGGCACTTGGAGCATCACATAAAGAGAAAGCTACAGTGAATTCAGTTCCTACAGTTGGTGGTACCCCGTCTTTGACTTCAAGTGCTAATGATTCCATGCAAAGGCAAACAGCACCTCTCGTTGTTGCAAAACGACGGTCAAATTCCCTTCCTAAGACTCAGGCAATGAGTAGAGGTGGTTCTCCTGCAAGCGTTAGTAATATAAGTGTCCCGTTAAATGCAAATAGTCCTTCTGTTGGAACCCCACCTTTGGCAGATCAATCAATGCTTGAAAGGTTCTCGAAGATTGAAATGGTGACCATGAG GCATCAACTCAACTCCAAAAAGATTAAAGTTGATGACAACTCCATCAAAAAACCCAAAATATTTTCATCTCAACATCTATCAAGTTGTCTTTCCAATTCACCCAATAATGAGGACTTCAAAGATGACGTCAATGTTTTATCAAACTCACTTGTCGGTGGCAGCACCAATATCTGCAAGATGAGAATCATAAGTTTTATCCAGGGGGACCGTGTAGTCCAAG GGAACGTTGTTTCTTATGTTCCTAGAGTACAAGCTAGAATGTTTATGTCAGAGAAGCCTAATGATGGTACCGTGGGAATGTATTATGGAGACATGGATAGTGGTGATATTCTGATTGTAGATGATGATCATCTACAGGCATTGCCCAGTACT CACTATGCGGATTTGCTTGCAACACAGTTTTGTTCATTG ATGATACGTGAAGGATATCTTGTCGAAGATCAACTCAAACCAAGACCACCTCGAATAAATCCTGCTTCAAGTAGTCAACAAAATGTTTCTGTGATGCCTCCTAATAGTTCAGCAGTGCAGACGCAGCAGTATACGGAAGCAGTTGCAGGTCTGCCAATGAATGAAGCTGCAAAGCCAACTAACAGTGCTAACTCATCTTTAACTTCATCCCACAATCTTGTAGCAAACACAAGAATGCTGCCTCCTGGACCTCGGGCCTTACAGATGTCACAAGGACTATTATCTGGCGTTTCCATACCCACAAGGCCACAACAGCTTGAAACGCAACCATCACTTCAGCTACAGCCtcaacagcaacagcagcaaAATCAAGAGTCTTTGATTCAACAGCATTCACAGTTCCAGAGATCACAAATGATGCTTCCATCAAATCCTCTCTCACAGTTGAATGGAATTGGGCAGAATTCGAACTTGCAGTTGGGTAATCACATGGTCAACAAGTCAACTGCTCTCCAACTTCACCTGTTACAGCAAtcacaacaacaacagcaatcacaacaacagcaacaactGCCAAATCTGATGCAGAGGAAAATGGTGGGACTTGGAGGGCCTGTAGGTATGGGGAGTATGGCGAACAACATGGTTGGGCTAGCAGGCCTTGGGAATACCATGGGCATGGGAGGTGCTAGAGGAGTAGGAGGAACGGGAATCTCCACCCCAATGGCATCTATTTCTGGTATGACTAATGTGGGTCAGAATCCATCGAGTTTGAACCAGGCTTCAAATATTGGCACCACCACTATAAGTCAGCAACTTAGATCTAGTCAACTGCAAGCGGCACAAGCTGCTATCTTTTCAAGATTAAAGATGCAGAACCGAGCTAGTATGTTGGGAGGTCCCCAAGTGGGTATGGGCAGCCTGTCAGGGGCCAGACAGTTACACCCAGGCTCTACTGGTCTTTCGATGCTAGGCCACCCTATGAACAGGCCTGGTATGAATCCTATGCAAAGGGCAGTCCTGGGGCCAATGGGTCCCCCAAAGTTGATGGCTGGGATGAATCTGTACATGAaccaacagcagcagcagcatccACTGCAtcaacagcaacagcagcaaCACCTGCAGCAGCAAGAAACAACCTCACCACTACAGGCTGTTGTTTCTCCATCACATGTAAGCTCACCGTCGACCTTGGGAATGACGCAACTGAATCAGCAACCGCTGCAGCACGCTAGCCCACAGCAAATGAGCCAGCGAACCCCGATGAGCCCACAACAGATGAGCTCAGGGGCTGTTCATGCCATTAGTGCTGGTAATCCAGAGGCTTGCCCTGCCAGCCCACAATTGAGCTCTCAAACCCTCGGCTCAGTAGGAAGTATGACAAATTCTCCTATGGAGCTGCAAGGTGCAAACAAAAGCAACTCCGCTGGTAATGCATAG
- the LOC119982494 gene encoding nuclear pore complex protein NUP107 gives MDVEMENSPSYFDPEIHTSREQFRRWGKRHSTSSLSPHQERSASKFNEAGLLYDGQSIHSPTNAALLLENIKQEVESYEADHYEGTPARTSASKRRSSIDSQGILEADGGIGSSRRFGSQSLKACKLEDDSFAESVDTTFALFASLLDSALQGLMPFPDLILRFERSCQDISKSIRYGANIRHRVVEDKLMRQRAKLLLDEAATWSLLWYLYGKVTEEPPEELKLCPSTLHLEACQFVVNDHTAQLCLRIVQWLEGLASKTLDLEREVRGSHVGTYLPNSGVWHHTQRFLKSGASSTNTVHHLDFDAPTREHAHQLPDDKKQDESILEDVWILLRAGRLEEACNLCRSAGQPWRAATLCCFGGFDLSPSVEALVKNGKNRVLQSIELETGIGHQWQLWKWASFCASEKIAEQDGGKYEAAVYAAQCSNLKRMLPICTDWESACWAIAKSWLDVQVDLELARSQPGRMQQIESYANGMNESGGNVDSTTQPSVGPENWPLQVLNQQPQQLSSLLQKLHSGDMVHEAVTRGCKEQQRQIEMNLMSGDIPNMLDLIWSWIAPSEDDQDVFRPHGDPQMIRFGAHLVLVLRYLLADQMKDLFKEKLVTIGDLILRMYAMFLFSKQHEELVGIYASQLERHRCIDLFVHMMELRLNSSVHVKHKIFVSALEYLPFSPGDDSKGSFEEIMERVLSRSRDIKVGKYDKSSDVVEQHRLQSLEKSMVIQWMCFTPPSTIADVEDVSAKLFLRALIHSNLLFREFALISMWRVPALPIGAHALLRYLAEPLKQFSENPRTYENYISENLKEFENWREYYSCDATYRNWLQTELENAEVSPVDISLEEKQRAIAAAKEALNSSLSLLMRKENPWLASVEELIYEPVEDLFLELHATEMLCLPSGECLSPDANLCTALTSALYYSVDEEVVLSRQLTVNVTISTRDNYCVEVVLRCLAVENDGLGSHELGDGGLLATVLAAGLKGELVRFQAGVTMEISRLDAWYSNKDGSFEGPATYVVRGLCRRCCIPELILRCMQVTVSLIESGSPPESHDELIEMVACPETGFFHLFSQQQLQELLLFEREYAICKMEIQEERFS, from the exons aTGGACGTCGAGATGGAAAACTCTCCCAGTTATTTCGACCCTGAAATTCATACAAGCAGAGAACAGTTTCGTCGATGGGG GAAAAGGCACTCAACATCAAGCTTATCGCCCCATCAGGAAAGGTCAGCTTCAAAGTTCAATGAAGCTGGGTTATTATATGATGGACAGTCTATTCATAGTCCAACTAATGCTGCTCTTCTGCTTGAGAACATCAAACAAGAAGTTGAGAGCTATGAGGCTGATCATTATGAGGGAACGCCTGCTAGGACATCTGCTTCTAAAAGGAGATCTTCTATTGATAGTCAAGGAATCTTGGAGGCTGATGGTGGTATCGGGTCCTCTCGCCGATTTGGAAGTCAATCGTTGAAAGCTTGTAAGCTAGAGGATGATTCATTTGCTGAAAGTGTGGATACGACCTTTGCTTTGTTTGCATCTCTGCTTGATTCTGCCCTCCAAG GATTGATGCCATTTCCTGATCTGATTTTAAGATTTGAAAGATCATGTCAGGATATTTCTAAGTCAATCAG aTATGGAGCCAACATAAGGCATCGGGTGGTTGAGGACAAATTGATGAGGCAGAGGGCTAAGCTCCTGCTGGATGAGGCTGCTACCTGGTCACTTCTGTGGTACCTATATGGGAAAG TGACTGAAGAGCCCCCTGAAGAACTAAAACTG TGCCCCTCAACATTGCACTTGGAGGCTTGCCAGTTTGTTGTGAATGACCATACAGCACAATTATGTCTCCGGATTGTTCAGTGGTTGGAAGGATTAGCCTCAAAAACCCTTGATTTGGAAAGGGAG GTACGTGGATCTCATGTTGGTACATATTTACCCAACTCAGGAGTTTGGCACCATACACAACGTTTTCTTAAAAGTGGTGCCTCCAGTACCAACACAGTGCACCATTTGGACTTTGATGCTCCAACGCGTGAACATGCTCATCAGCTACCAGATGACAAA AAACAAGATGAATCGATTTTGGAGGATGTCTGGATTCTTTTAAGAGCTGGAAGATTGGAAGAGGCATGCAACCTCTGCCGGTCTGCTGGACAG CCATGGAGAGCAGCAACCTTGTGCTGTTTTGGTGGGTTTGATCTATCTCCTTCTGTTGAAGCCCTTGTTAAGAATGGGAAAAATAGAGTTCTGCAATCCATTGAACTCGAAACTGGCATCGGTCACCAGTGGCAACTCTGGAAATGGGCTTCTTTTTGTGCATCAGAG aaaattgcAGAACAGGATGGAGGGAAATATGAGGCTGCTGTGTATGCAGCCCAATGTAGCAACTTAAAGCGCATGCTTCCTATCTGCACTGACTGGGAG TCAGCTTGCTGGGCAATTGCGAAGTCGTGGCTTGATGTTCAAGTGGATTTAGAACTAGCCCGTTCACAACCTGGGAGAATGCAACAGATTGAAAGCTATGCAAATGGTATGAATGAAAGCGGAGGAAATGTTGATAGTACAACTCAGCCTTCAGTTGGGCCAGAGAACTGGCCACTGCAAGTTCTGAACCAACAACCACAGCAACTTTCGTCTCTACTTCAGAAACTACATTCGGG CGATATGGTTCATGAAGCTGTTACTCGAGGATGCAAGGAGCAGCAACGCCAAATTGAG ATGAATCTTATGTCAGGGGATATACCAAATATGCTGGACCTTATATGGTCATGGATTGCACCTTCGGAGGATGATCAAGATGTCTTCAG GCCCCATGGAGATCCTCAGATGATTCGATTTGGTGCACACTTGGTGCTTGTTCTTAGATATTTACTAGCCGATCAAATGAAGGATCTATTTAAAGAGAAACTTGTGACTATTGGTGACCTCATTCTACGCAT GTATgcaatgtttttattttcaaagCAACATGAGGAATTGGTTGGGATTTATGCTTCTCAACTTGAACGTCACCGTTGCATAGATCTCTTTGTGCACATGATGGAATTAAGGCTAAATAGCAG CGTGCATGTCAAGCATAAAATCTTTGTTTCTGCTCTGGAGTACTTGCCATTTTCTCCAGGGGATGATTCAAAAGGCAGTTTTGAGGAAATAATGGAGAG GGTTTTGTCAAGATCTCGAGATATCAAGGTTGGAAAGTATGACAAGTCATCAGATGTTGTAGAGCAGCATCGGTTGCAGAGTCTTGAAAAATCTATGGTCATCCAGTGGATGTGCTTTACACCACCCTCGACGATTGCTGATGTTGAAGATGTTAGTGCTAAACTTTTTTTGCGAGCGTTAATACACAG CAATTTATTGTTCAGGGAGTTTGCCCTGATTTCTATGTGGAGAGTGCCAGCTCTGCCGATAGGTGCACATGCATTACTTAGATATCTTGCCGAGCCTTTGAAACAGTTTTCAGAAAATCCTCGGACTTATGAGAATTACATTTCTGAAAATCTAAAGGAGTTTGAAAACTGG AGGGAGTACTACTCCTGTGATGCTACCTATCGCAACTGGCTCCAAACAGAATTGGAGAATGCGGAGGTTTCTCCTGTTGATATCTCGTTGGAGGAAAAACAAAGAGCCATTGCTGCTGCCAAAGAAGCACTAAATTCATCTTTGTCACTACTTATGC GAAAAGAAAATCCTTGGTTGGCTTCTGTTGAAGAGCTAATTTATGAACCAGTGGAGGATTTGTTTCTTGAATTGCATGCCACTGAGATGCTCTGTCTTCCTTCTGGTGAATGTCTGAGTCCTGATGCCAACTTGTGCACTGCTTTAACGAGTGCACTTTACTATTCAGTGGATGAGGAAGTTGTGTTATCTCGCCAATTAACG GtgaatgttactatttcaacaAGGGACAATTACTGCGTTGAGGTTGTGCTTCGCTGTTTGGCAGTAGAGAATGATGGACTTGGGTCACATGAGCTCGGGGATGGTGGTCTTCTTGCTACTGTTTTGGCAGCTGGTTTGAAGG GAGAGCTTGTCCGATTCCAAGCTGGCGTTACAATGGAGATATCTCGATTAGATGCTTGGTATTCTAACAAAGATGGATCCTTTGAGGGGCCTGCAACGTATGTTGTGCGAGGTCTTTGTCGTAGGTGTTGTATTCCAGAACTCATACTTCGATGTATGCAG GTTACTGTTTCACTAATTGAGTCTGGCAGTCCACCTGAAAGCCATGATGAGTTAATTGAAATGGTGGCTTGCCCTGAAACGGGGTTTTTCCACTTGTTCAGTCAGCAACAGTTGCAG GAACTTCTATTATTCGAGAGAGAATATGCAATATGTAAGATGGAGATTCAGGAGGAACGTTTTTCATGA
- the LOC119982884 gene encoding oligouridylate-binding protein 1B-like, with protein sequence MQHQRLKQQQQQALMQQALLQQQSIYHPGLLAPPQIEPIPSGNLPPGFDPSTCRSVYVGNIHTQVTEPLLQEVFASTGPVEGCKLIRKEKSSYGFIHYFDRRSAAIAIMSLNGRHLFGQPIKVNWAYASGQREDTSSHYNIFVGDLSPEVTDATLFACFSVYPSCSDARVMWDQKTGRSRGFGFVSFRSQQDAQSAINDLSGKWLGSRQIRCNWATKGALSNEDKQISNAKSVVELMNGSSEDGKEMINNEAPENNPQYTTVYVGNLAPEVTQLDLHRHFYALGAGVIEEVRVQRDKGFGFVRYSTHAEAALAVQMGNTHSILFGKPIKCSWGSKPTPPGTSSNPLPPPAAAPMPGISATDLLAYERQLAMSKMGGVHALMHPQVQHPLKQAAMGMGAGASQAIYDGGFQSVAAAQKLMYYQ encoded by the exons ATGCAGCACCAGAGGctgaagcagcagcagcaacaggcCTTGATGCAACAAGCACTCCTGCAACAACAGTCCATATATCACCCTGGCCTCCTCGCTCCTCCTCAG aTAGAGCCAATTCCAAGTGGAAATCTGCCTCCTGGTTTTGATCCAAGTACTTGTCGCAGTGT GTATGTGGGAAATATTCATACACAAGTGACTGAACCACTTCTCCAAGAGGTTTTTGCTAGTACTGGTCCTGTTGAAGGGTGTAAGCTTATTAGAAAGGAAAAG TCATCGTATGGATTTATTCACTACTTTGATCGCAGATCAGCTGCCATCGCTATAATGTCTCTCAATGGAAGGCATTT ATTTGGGCAACCGATCAAGGTTAATTGGGCATATGCCAGCGGTCAGAGGGAAGATACTTCAA GTCACTATAACATTTTTGTTGGAGATCTCAGCCCTGAGGTTACTGATGCGACATTATTTGCTTGCTTTTCTGTTTATCCCAGTTGTTC AGATGCAAGGGTTATGTGGGATCAGAAGACAGGGCGTTCGAGAGGCTTCGGGTTTGTTTCTTTTCGAAGCCAACAG GATGCCCAGAGTGCAATAAATGATTTGTCTG GAAAATGGCTTGGCAGTAGGCAGATTCGATGTAATTGGGCAACAAAAGGAGCTCTTTCAAACGAAGACAAACAAATCTCTAACGCTAAAAGTGTGGTGGAACTAATGAATGGCTCATCAG AAGACGGTAAGGAGATGATAAACAATGAAGCTCCTGAAAACAATCCTCAATATACTACTGTTTATGTAGGCAATCTTGCTCCAGAG GTAACGCAGCTTGATCTGCATCGCCACTTCTATGCTCTTGGGGCTGGAGTGATTGAGGAGGTCAGGGTTCAGCGTGATAAAGGGTTTGGTTTTGTTAGATACAGTACTCATGCTGAGGCAGCTCTGGCTGTTCAAATGGGCAACACCCATTCAATTCTTTTTGGCAAGCCAATCAAG TGTTCCTGGGGTAGCAAGCCAACCCCACCAGGCACAAGTTCAAACCCGCTACCCCCGCCCGCTGCAGCACCTATGCCGGGCATCTCCGCAACTGATCTCTTGGCCTATGAGCGGCAGTTGGCAATGAGCAAGATGGGTGGTGTCCATGCTCTGATGCACCCTCAGGTACAACATCCCCTGAAGCAAGCTGCAATGGGAATGGGTGCTGGAGCCAGCCAGGCAATATATGACGGTGGTTTCCAAAGCGTTGCGGCTGCCCAGAAGCTCATGTACTACCAGTGA
- the LOC119982062 gene encoding protein TIFY 10A-like isoform X1, whose translation MSNFAQTCNLLSQYVKERRSFGDHITLGIAPKGGEHQTCRSPTEPVTLNLLSTMENSSAEDTTTVTATTTKAPAGAETAPMTILYGGRVFVFNDFRADKAKEVMELAAMGKSSARSGSDSTNNVKGDDVSNVVLSKLGPNLTATSRPDMPIMPRNSLHRFFEKRKERIAAKAPYAVPPKHERKQESMN comes from the exons ATGTCGAATTTTGCTCAAACCTGCAATCTCTTGAGCCAGTATGTGAAGGAAAGAAGAAGTTTTGGTGACCATATCACTCTTGGAATCGCACCAAAAG GCGGTGAACACCAGACGTGTCGGTCGCCGACAGAGCCAGTGACTTTGAATTTGCTCTCCACCATGGAAAACTCATCTGCTGAAGACACAACCACCGTAACTGCTACAACTACCAAGGCGCCAGCGGGGGCTGAGACTGCTCCGATGACTATATTGTACGGTGGACGGGTGTTTGTGTTCAATGATTTTAGGGCCGACAAGGCTAAAGAGGTCATGGAGTTAGCTGCCATGGGGAAAAGCTCTGCAAGATCTGGTTCGGATTCAACCAATAATGTCAAAGGAGACGATGTTTCTAACGTTGTATTGTCCAAATTAGGACCAAATCTCACTGCCACCAGTCGTCCTGATATGCCAATAATGCCAAGAAATTCGCTCCACAGGTTCTTtgagaagagaaaagagag GATAGCAGCGAAGGCACCATATGCGGTTCCTCCAAAGCATGAGAGAAAGCAAGAGTCCATGAATTAA
- the LOC119982062 gene encoding protein TIFY 10A-like isoform X2, translating to MSNFAQTCNLLSQYVKERRSFGDHITLGIAPKGGEHQTCRSPTEPVTLNLLSTMENSSAEDTTTVTATTTKAPAGAETAPMTILYGGRVFVFNDFRADKAKEVMELAAMGKSSARSGSDSTNNVKGDDVSNVVLSKLGPNLTATSRPDMPIMPRNSLHRFFEKRKER from the exons ATGTCGAATTTTGCTCAAACCTGCAATCTCTTGAGCCAGTATGTGAAGGAAAGAAGAAGTTTTGGTGACCATATCACTCTTGGAATCGCACCAAAAG GCGGTGAACACCAGACGTGTCGGTCGCCGACAGAGCCAGTGACTTTGAATTTGCTCTCCACCATGGAAAACTCATCTGCTGAAGACACAACCACCGTAACTGCTACAACTACCAAGGCGCCAGCGGGGGCTGAGACTGCTCCGATGACTATATTGTACGGTGGACGGGTGTTTGTGTTCAATGATTTTAGGGCCGACAAGGCTAAAGAGGTCATGGAGTTAGCTGCCATGGGGAAAAGCTCTGCAAGATCTGGTTCGGATTCAACCAATAATGTCAAAGGAGACGATGTTTCTAACGTTGTATTGTCCAAATTAGGACCAAATCTCACTGCCACCAGTCGTCCTGATATGCCAATAATGCCAAGAAATTCGCTCCACAGGTTCTTtgagaagagaaaagagag GTAA